A stretch of the Janthinobacterium sp. B9-8 genome encodes the following:
- a CDS encoding GNAT family N-acetyltransferase, giving the protein MRIVSCTYALHAEQILFIFNEAIANSTALYDYSLRPLASMVDWFADKEANHLPVLGIENEAGVLLGFASYGAFRVRPAYKYSIEHSIYIHPDHRGQGLGKKLLLLLIEKAQEQGYHTLIGGIDAENTASIALHQQLGFSHAGTITQSGFKFGRWLDLAFYQLILATPANPVDG; this is encoded by the coding sequence ATGCGGATTGTTTCTTGTACTTATGCACTGCACGCAGAGCAGATTCTCTTTATATTTAATGAGGCCATTGCTAACTCTACGGCGCTTTATGATTATAGCCTGCGGCCTTTAGCCAGTATGGTAGATTGGTTCGCAGATAAAGAAGCAAATCATTTGCCTGTGCTAGGGATTGAAAATGAGGCGGGTGTTTTATTGGGCTTTGCATCTTATGGCGCATTTCGTGTACGGCCTGCCTATAAATATTCCATTGAGCATTCGATTTATATCCACCCTGATCATCGCGGGCAGGGCTTGGGTAAAAAACTATTATTACTTCTTATTGAAAAAGCCCAAGAGCAGGGCTATCACACCTTAATTGGTGGAATTGATGCAGAAAATACCGCAAGTATCGCCTTGCATCAGCAATTGGGTTTTAGTCACGCAGGTACGATTACGCAATCAGGGTTTAAATTTGGCCGCTGGTTGGATTTAGCGTTTTATCAATTGATTCTAGCTACACCAGCAAATCCAGTAGATGGCTAA
- a CDS encoding M13 family metallopeptidase translates to MKQQFVLSIIAATLAFGAQATSRSGLDAERFDQSIRVQDDLYHSVNGTWLKNTEIPSDKPSHGAFLILRDRAEAQVRSIVETAASQNGAPGSAVKKVGDLYQSYMNEALVEQRGLAPLQATLAAIADLKNQKELAAQFAQLSLLGLNTPFGVYVGQDEKNSTAYIINVYQTGLSLPDRDYYLKSDAKFMAAREALATYFERLLKLSGESQVDVAALLAFETELAQGQWTKVENRDPQKTYNKKTLAELKTLAPDFAWDEYWQAMGVQGKAESVVVSQPSYIKAMSQIIAKTPLATLKVWLKFKTLDQYANALPKAYVDLAFDFHGKALSGVPEQKPRWKKAIAATNSSLGEAVGELYIAKHFTPEAKAKMDVMVKNLMASYRTGIKDLSWMSAATMLKAQEKLSKFTVKIGYPEQWIDYSTLDIKADDLLGNLQRAKLFERARDFDKLGKPIDRKEWGMTPQTVNAYYNPSMNEIVFPAAILQAPFFDPSADDAVNYGAIGGVIGHEISHGFDDQGSQYDGDGNLKNWWGKQDSKAFKALTSKLVAQYDAYEAIPGKHVNGKLTLGENIADLSGLAVAYKAYQLSLAGKPSAKIDGYSGEQRFFLGWSQVWASKMREPMTLQLLLTDPHSPGQFRANGAAVNSDAFYKAFNVKEGDAMYKPSKERIRIW, encoded by the coding sequence ATGAAACAACAATTCGTTTTATCGATTATTGCGGCAACTCTGGCTTTTGGCGCGCAGGCCACTTCTCGTTCTGGCCTGGATGCAGAGCGTTTTGATCAAAGTATTCGGGTGCAAGATGATTTGTATCATTCCGTAAATGGCACATGGCTAAAAAACACCGAAATACCCAGCGATAAGCCATCGCATGGTGCATTTTTAATTTTACGTGACCGGGCCGAAGCGCAAGTTCGCAGTATTGTAGAAACGGCGGCTAGCCAAAATGGTGCGCCGGGCTCTGCTGTAAAAAAAGTGGGCGATCTATATCAAAGCTATATGAACGAAGCACTGGTTGAGCAACGCGGCCTAGCTCCTTTGCAAGCAACATTAGCGGCAATTGCCGATTTAAAAAATCAAAAAGAACTCGCAGCGCAATTTGCCCAGCTTAGCCTATTGGGCCTGAATACGCCCTTTGGTGTTTATGTAGGGCAGGATGAAAAAAATTCAACGGCTTATATTATCAATGTGTATCAAACTGGGTTGAGCCTGCCAGACCGTGATTACTATTTAAAATCAGATGCAAAATTTATGGCCGCACGCGAAGCATTGGCAACTTATTTTGAGCGATTATTAAAATTGTCGGGTGAATCACAAGTTGATGTTGCGGCTTTGCTGGCTTTTGAAACTGAGCTAGCCCAAGGGCAATGGACCAAGGTTGAAAACCGTGATCCGCAAAAAACCTATAATAAAAAAACATTGGCTGAGTTAAAAACACTTGCCCCTGATTTTGCTTGGGATGAATATTGGCAAGCGATGGGCGTGCAAGGCAAAGCAGAATCAGTTGTGGTTTCTCAGCCTAGTTATATTAAAGCGATGAGCCAGATTATTGCTAAAACACCATTGGCAACATTAAAAGTATGGCTGAAATTTAAAACTTTAGATCAATATGCCAATGCTCTACCTAAAGCGTATGTGGATTTAGCATTTGATTTTCATGGCAAGGCCTTGTCTGGCGTACCAGAGCAAAAGCCCCGCTGGAAAAAAGCCATTGCCGCAACCAATAGCAGCTTAGGCGAGGCAGTGGGCGAGCTTTATATTGCCAAGCATTTCACGCCAGAAGCTAAAGCCAAAATGGATGTGATGGTTAAAAACCTAATGGCATCTTATCGCACTGGGATTAAAGACTTAAGCTGGATGAGTGCAGCAACAATGCTTAAAGCGCAGGAAAAGTTATCTAAATTTACCGTGAAAATTGGCTATCCGGAGCAATGGATTGATTATTCAACACTAGACATTAAAGCCGATGATTTGCTGGGTAATTTACAACGCGCCAAGCTTTTTGAGCGTGCACGAGATTTTGATAAATTGGGTAAGCCAATTGATCGCAAAGAATGGGGGATGACGCCTCAAACCGTTAATGCCTATTACAACCCCAGCATGAATGAAATTGTTTTCCCTGCCGCTATTTTACAAGCGCCATTTTTTGACCCAAGCGCGGATGATGCCGTGAATTACGGCGCAATTGGCGGCGTAATCGGCCACGAAATCTCACATGGTTTTGATGACCAGGGTAGCCAGTATGATGGCGATGGTAATTTAAAAAACTGGTGGGGCAAGCAAGACAGCAAAGCATTTAAAGCATTAACCAGTAAATTGGTCGCCCAATACGACGCCTATGAGGCTATTCCAGGCAAACATGTGAACGGCAAATTAACTTTGGGAGAGAATATCGCCGATCTGTCCGGATTGGCAGTGGCCTATAAGGCATATCAATTGTCATTAGCAGGCAAGCCTTCTGCCAAAATTGACGGCTATAGTGGCGAGCAGCGTTTCTTTTTAGGCTGGAGCCAAGTATGGGCCAGCAAAATGCGTGAGCCCATGACCCTACAATTACTACTCACCGATCCTCACAGCCCCGGCCAATTCCGCGCCAATGGCGCAGCAGTGAATAGCGACGCTTTTTATAAAGCCTTTAACGTAAAGGAAGGCGACGCGATGTATAAGCCAAGCAAAGAGCGCATCCGTATCTGGTAA
- the leuC gene encoding 3-isopropylmalate dehydratase large subunit, which produces MAQTLYDKLWHSHVVRAEDDGTCLIYIDRHLVHEVTSPQAFEGLKLAGRTLWRKSSIVSTADHNTPTDHWDLGIQDPISRLQVETLDANIKEFGALAYYPFKDQKQGIVHVVGPENGATLPGMTVVCGDSHTSTHGAFAALAHGIGTSEVEHVMATQTLVAKKSKAMLIRVDGVLGRGVTAKDVALAIIGKVGTAGGTGYAIEFGGEAIRSLSIEGRMTLCNMAIEAGARAGMIAVDDKTIEYLKGRPYSPNASQWDAAVAHWKTLVSDEGAVFDALVTLDAAEIEPQLTWGTSPEQVLGISGAVPDPAAEADLVKRGSYERALQYMGLTANTPLTDIQIDKVFIGSCTNSRIEDLRAAAGIAKGKTKAANVKLVLVVPGSGLVKAQAEAEGLDKIFIAAGFEWREPGCSMCLAMNADRLEPGERCASTSNRNFEGRQGQGGRTHLLSPEMAAAAAIAGHFVDVRQLA; this is translated from the coding sequence ATGGCTCAGACACTTTATGACAAACTTTGGCATTCCCACGTTGTTCGCGCCGAAGACGATGGCACCTGCCTTATTTATATTGATCGCCACTTGGTGCATGAAGTCACCAGCCCGCAAGCTTTTGAAGGCTTGAAGTTAGCGGGCCGAACGCTATGGCGCAAGTCTTCGATTGTTTCGACTGCCGATCATAATACTCCGACTGATCACTGGGATTTGGGTATTCAAGATCCGATTTCCCGTCTGCAAGTAGAAACGCTGGACGCCAATATCAAAGAATTCGGTGCACTGGCTTACTACCCATTTAAAGATCAGAAGCAAGGTATTGTGCATGTGGTGGGCCCGGAAAATGGCGCGACCTTACCTGGTATGACCGTGGTTTGTGGCGATAGTCATACTTCTACACACGGCGCTTTTGCTGCCTTGGCGCATGGCATTGGCACTTCTGAAGTCGAGCATGTGATGGCCACCCAGACGCTGGTTGCCAAAAAATCTAAAGCGATGCTGATCCGTGTGGATGGCGTTTTGGGCCGTGGTGTAACGGCAAAAGATGTGGCGCTGGCGATTATTGGCAAGGTAGGCACAGCAGGCGGCACAGGCTATGCAATCGAGTTTGGTGGTGAGGCGATCCGCTCGCTTTCTATCGAAGGGCGGATGACGCTCTGTAATATGGCGATCGAGGCGGGCGCACGTGCTGGCATGATCGCGGTGGATGATAAAACCATCGAATACCTGAAAGGTCGTCCTTATTCCCCAAATGCCAGCCAGTGGGATGCCGCTGTGGCGCATTGGAAAACACTGGTGTCGGATGAAGGCGCGGTATTCGATGCGCTGGTGACACTTGATGCGGCCGAGATCGAGCCTCAGCTCACTTGGGGTACATCGCCAGAGCAAGTCTTGGGGATTTCCGGCGCTGTGCCGGATCCTGCTGCCGAAGCTGATTTAGTAAAGCGCGGTAGTTACGAGCGCGCATTGCAATATATGGGCCTGACTGCCAACACACCGCTGACCGATATTCAGATCGATAAAGTGTTTATCGGCTCCTGTACCAACTCCCGCATAGAAGATTTGCGCGCCGCTGCAGGTATTGCTAAGGGTAAAACTAAGGCGGCTAATGTGAAGTTGGTGCTGGTGGTGCCGGGCTCGGGCCTTGTTAAAGCGCAGGCGGAAGCTGAAGGCCTGGATAAAATATTTATTGCGGCGGGCTTTGAATGGCGTGAGCCAGGCTGCTCGATGTGCCTGGCGATGAATGCGGATCGCTTAGAGCCGGGCGAGCGCTGTGCTTCTACCAGCAACCGTAATTTTGAAGGCCGCCAAGGCCAAGGCGGGCGCACTCATTTGCTCAGCCCGGAAATGGCAGCAGCAGCGGCCATTGCTGGTCATTTTGTTGATGTGCGCCAGCTGGCTTAA
- the flgM gene encoding flagellar biosynthesis anti-sigma factor FlgM has product MKIDQSKPLNTAPSRSSERAPNTSSASAERTNTDSVTINPLAAKLSQIEQSSKPSFDAERVESLKKAISEGRFTVRTDAIAGKIIQSAQELLGK; this is encoded by the coding sequence ATGAAAATCGACCAAAGCAAACCACTGAACACGGCACCAAGCCGTAGCAGTGAGCGCGCCCCAAACACCAGCTCCGCAAGTGCCGAGCGAACCAATACGGATAGCGTTACCATCAACCCGCTTGCCGCCAAGCTCAGCCAAATCGAACAAAGCTCAAAACCAAGTTTTGATGCAGAACGGGTTGAATCCCTCAAAAAAGCCATTAGCGAAGGCCGCTTTACCGTGCGCACCGATGCCATTGCTGGCAAGATTATTCAAAGCGCACAAGAACTCCTAGGTAAGTAA
- a CDS encoding PRC-barrel domain-containing protein, which produces MNYTDRDVYGMYKDKSGADAGPGPALMGANTLVYNNVYNQQDEDLGQIKEIMLDVASGRIAYAVLSFGGLLGMGTKFFAVPWSALELDPVNKRFVLNVNKDRLDKAPGFDKDNWPNMADATWEQSIHAYYGTEPGSFLNRN; this is translated from the coding sequence ATGAATTACACAGACCGTGATGTCTATGGCATGTACAAGGACAAAAGTGGTGCTGACGCTGGCCCCGGACCTGCGCTGATGGGGGCTAACACTCTTGTGTATAACAATGTATACAATCAGCAAGACGAGGATTTGGGGCAGATCAAAGAGATTATGCTTGATGTGGCTTCCGGTCGTATTGCCTATGCAGTTCTGTCTTTTGGCGGGCTTCTTGGCATGGGCACGAAGTTCTTTGCCGTGCCATGGAGCGCGTTGGAACTCGATCCAGTAAATAAGCGCTTCGTTCTGAACGTGAATAAAGATCGGCTCGATAAAGCCCCAGGTTTCGACAAGGACAATTGGCCGAACATGGCTGATGCTACATGGGAGCAGAGCATCCATGCTTACTATGGTACAGAGCCCGGTTCGTTTTTGAACCGTAACTAA
- a CDS encoding entericidin A/B family lipoprotein yields the protein MKRITTLILMFLMLGLTACNTVSGMGKDIKKGGEAIEKAANK from the coding sequence ATGAAGCGGATTACAACACTGATATTGATGTTTCTGATGCTTGGGCTGACAGCGTGTAACACCGTATCGGGCATGGGCAAAGATATTAAAAAAGGTGGCGAAGCCATCGAAAAGGCGGCCAATAAATGA
- a CDS encoding phage major tail tube protein — MQNQILKLQHHRKHGHFSEKIYFFPTSFSATYLKQVMGGKELLELDYMANTFRVNGEDMLETYRQNIGG, encoded by the coding sequence ATGCAAAACCAAATATTGAAACTTCAACATCACAGAAAGCACGGGCACTTCTCAGAGAAAATCTATTTCTTTCCCACCAGCTTTTCAGCAACTTATCTCAAACAAGTAATGGGGGGCAAAGAGCTTTTAGAGCTGGATTACATGGCCAACACCTTCCGCGTAAATGGGGAGGATATGCTGGAAACGTATCGGCAGAATATTGGGGGCTAG
- a CDS encoding C40 family peptidase, with product MKKILLLSILVLSACSSTPSRTKVPYSASKSLSNIQADGAGREIVMYALGLLDVSYQFGGNNPEAGLDCSGMVSFVYKNAVGAVLPHNAAQIASLARPVATEQLQAGDLVFFNTLGRSFSHMGIYLGDGRFIHAPSSKGKIRVESMSSPYFAQRFEGGRSLLAQNP from the coding sequence TTGAAGAAGATTTTATTGCTGAGTATTCTAGTTTTAAGCGCGTGCAGCTCCACGCCATCACGCACTAAAGTGCCGTATTCGGCTTCTAAATCCTTGAGCAATATTCAAGCGGATGGTGCAGGCCGGGAGATTGTCATGTATGCGCTGGGCCTTTTGGATGTGAGCTATCAATTTGGCGGTAATAATCCTGAGGCAGGCTTGGATTGCAGCGGTATGGTGAGTTTTGTCTACAAAAATGCAGTAGGTGCGGTGTTGCCGCATAATGCGGCGCAAATCGCCAGCCTAGCTCGCCCTGTGGCGACCGAGCAGCTACAGGCAGGGGATCTTGTGTTTTTTAATACCTTGGGCCGCTCGTTTTCGCATATGGGGATTTACTTGGGTGACGGGCGCTTTATTCACGCGCCTTCATCAAAGGGAAAGATCAGGGTGGAATCGATGTCCAGCCCTTACTTTGCGCAACGCTTCGAAGGGGGGCGTAGCTTGCTGGCGCAAAATCCCTAG
- a CDS encoding flagella synthesis protein FlgN, which translates to MILSAPLDDLLHQAISSMQTLLGLLKEEQSYLISNQLDSLLVLTIDKQTAAFEAEQAGLALSQFFAEQGINPQSDIDAWFTEQQPKALVQWHLLLEHTRQAAAFNTSNGKLIETRQQLINTFMQQVLDASQNSPLYAPDGKLTSLPQGQRRDLA; encoded by the coding sequence ATGATCCTCAGCGCGCCTTTAGATGACCTGCTTCATCAGGCAATAAGCAGCATGCAAACCCTGCTTGGCCTATTAAAAGAAGAACAAAGTTATTTAATCTCCAATCAGCTGGATTCCCTGCTTGTACTTACCATCGATAAGCAAACAGCTGCTTTTGAAGCAGAGCAGGCGGGTTTAGCACTCAGCCAGTTTTTTGCAGAGCAAGGCATCAACCCACAAAGTGATATTGATGCTTGGTTTACTGAGCAGCAGCCCAAGGCCTTAGTACAGTGGCACCTATTGCTGGAGCACACCCGGCAGGCAGCGGCTTTTAATACAAGTAATGGCAAGCTGATCGAGACGCGTCAGCAGCTCATCAATACTTTCATGCAACAAGTGCTTGATGCCAGTCAGAATAGCCCGCTCTACGCCCCCGATGGCAAGCTAACATCGCTACCGCAAGGCCAGAGGCGCGATCTGGCCTAG
- a CDS encoding integrase core domain-containing protein yields MQWLWTYNNERPHMQLGGITPK; encoded by the coding sequence ATTCAATGGCTTTGGACTTATAATAACGAGCGCCCGCATATGCAATTGGGTGGCATCACCCCGAAATAA
- a CDS encoding barstar family protein — MSITQKVVLKHIRKLSDAYQQLTEQLDFSSDPINNLDALYDELSASLEGPIQITWENSTEAKATLGKENYTALLAVFEDAAAERDDLTVIIKP; from the coding sequence ATGTCAATAACTCAGAAAGTTGTACTTAAACACATCCGTAAGCTCAGCGATGCTTACCAGCAATTAACTGAGCAGCTGGATTTTTCTAGCGACCCAATTAACAATCTGGATGCGCTGTACGATGAACTGAGCGCAAGCCTAGAAGGCCCAATCCAAATTACCTGGGAAAACAGCACAGAGGCTAAGGCCACATTAGGAAAAGAAAATTACACAGCACTACTGGCCGTCTTTGAAGACGCAGCTGCAGAGAGGGATGATTTAACGGTAATTATCAAGCCTTAA
- a CDS encoding ribonuclease domain-containing protein gives MHRSLLTLILLAGGWAHAASCQSVAENINRQLRPDTNTSELTVILSSLNQQNRLPAKFVTKREAQAAGWRPGSSLWQSLPGKSIGGDRFGNRENRLPRNQYQEADLDYQGGKRGAKRIVFSKNGLRFITVDHYQTFTEVPSCQ, from the coding sequence ATGCACCGATCACTTCTCACCCTGATACTGCTCGCCGGCGGCTGGGCCCATGCCGCCTCTTGCCAGAGCGTGGCAGAAAACATCAACCGCCAGCTGCGCCCTGACACAAATACCAGTGAGCTGACGGTAATCCTCAGCAGCCTGAATCAACAAAACCGCCTGCCCGCTAAGTTTGTGACCAAACGCGAAGCACAAGCAGCAGGCTGGCGACCCGGCAGCAGCCTCTGGCAAAGCCTGCCGGGCAAATCAATCGGCGGTGATCGCTTTGGCAATCGTGAAAACCGCCTGCCACGCAACCAATATCAGGAAGCAGATTTAGATTACCAAGGCGGCAAACGCGGCGCGAAACGTATTGTTTTTAGCAAAAATGGCCTGCGTTTTATTACCGTAGATCACTACCAAACCTTTACCGAGGTGCCCTCATGTCAATAA
- the nagB gene encoding glucosamine-6-phosphate deaminase — protein sequence MILHKFKDQNELNRVGADLLLSVVRSKPNAILGMATGGTPVGIYQEIVKSYKQGLVSFKEVTTFNLDEYAGLAVSHPESYRSFMQTHLFNHIDIKPENTYVPNGNADDLDEEGRRYDELIYQKGLVDMQILGIGHNGHIGFNEPDESLSRFTHKVTLKPETREANKRFFNSIDDVPTHALTMGMGSILHAKSILLVVKGAEKAEILDRTLNGPITTQVPASFLQTHPRVIVLTDCDVDYKRSHS from the coding sequence ATGATTTTGCATAAATTCAAAGACCAAAATGAGCTGAACCGTGTTGGCGCAGACTTACTACTCTCTGTTGTGCGTTCTAAGCCTAATGCTATTTTGGGTATGGCTACCGGTGGCACACCCGTTGGCATTTACCAGGAAATCGTAAAAAGCTACAAGCAGGGCTTGGTGAGTTTTAAAGAAGTAACAACGTTTAATTTAGATGAATATGCAGGTCTGGCTGTTTCTCATCCGGAATCATATCGCAGCTTTATGCAAACCCATTTATTTAATCATATTGACATTAAGCCGGAAAATACTTACGTGCCTAATGGCAATGCCGATGATTTGGATGAAGAAGGTCGTCGTTATGATGAGCTGATTTATCAAAAAGGTTTGGTCGATATGCAGATTCTGGGTATTGGCCATAATGGGCATATTGGCTTTAATGAGCCGGATGAATCTTTATCCCGCTTTACACATAAAGTGACTTTAAAGCCAGAAACTCGCGAAGCCAATAAACGCTTCTTTAATAGCATTGATGATGTGCCAACCCATGCATTAACGATGGGCATGGGTTCGATCTTGCATGCCAAGTCTATTCTATTGGTAGTGAAAGGCGCAGAAAAAGCTGAGATTCTGGATCGCACTTTAAATGGGCCGATTACCACTCAAGTGCCTGCATCGTTCCTGCAAACACATCCTCGTGTGATTGTGCTGACTGATTGCGATGTGGATTACAAGCGCTCACACTCCTGA
- the leuD gene encoding 3-isopropylmalate dehydratase small subunit produces the protein MKAFTQLNGLVCPLDRANVDTDAIIPKQFLKSIKRSGFGPNLFDEWRYLDHGEPGMDNSQRQPNPEFVLNFPRYQGAEVLLARDNFGCGSSREHAPWAIDDFGFRAVIAPSFADIFFNNCYKNGLLPIVLDSAVVDQLFAESEVAEGYRLTVDLVAQTVVTPSGQTFGFDITGHRKHCLLNGLDEIGLTLNHAEEIKSFEAQRRIEQPWLFS, from the coding sequence ATGAAAGCATTTACTCAATTAAATGGCTTGGTTTGCCCGCTGGATCGCGCCAATGTGGATACCGATGCCATTATTCCTAAGCAGTTTTTAAAATCGATCAAGCGCTCTGGTTTTGGCCCGAATCTGTTTGATGAATGGCGTTATCTGGATCACGGCGAGCCGGGCATGGATAACAGCCAGCGCCAGCCTAATCCCGAGTTCGTGCTGAATTTTCCGCGCTATCAAGGTGCAGAAGTGTTGCTGGCAAGGGACAACTTTGGCTGTGGCTCTAGCCGCGAGCACGCACCGTGGGCAATTGATGATTTTGGCTTTCGAGCTGTGATTGCACCAAGCTTTGCCGATATTTTCTTTAATAACTGCTACAAAAATGGCCTGTTGCCCATTGTTTTAGATAGCGCCGTAGTTGATCAGCTATTTGCAGAAAGTGAAGTTGCAGAGGGCTACCGCTTGACTGTTGATCTAGTGGCACAAACGGTTGTTACGCCATCAGGCCAGACTTTTGGTTTTGATATAACAGGGCATCGCAAGCATTGCTTATTAAATGGTCTGGATGAAATTGGTTTGACTTTGAATCACGCCGAAGAGATTAAGTCTTTTGAGGCTCAGCGCCGTATTGAGCAGCCTTGGTTATTTTCCTGA
- a CDS encoding helix-turn-helix domain-containing protein, with translation MSRYINRHRIRHACERLQAGDSVTTAMLASGFNAKSNFNREFRRITGQAPSEWLAHAMDETEGLTFEMKPT, from the coding sequence GTGTCACGCTACATCAATCGGCACCGTATTCGTCATGCCTGCGAACGACTACAAGCAGGCGACAGCGTCACGACCGCAATGCTTGCCAGTGGCTTCAACGCAAAATCTAACTTTAACCGCGAATTTAGGCGCATCACAGGCCAAGCGCCCAGCGAATGGCTTGCGCATGCCATGGATGAAACAGAGGGTTTAACTTTCGAAATGAAACCAACTTAA
- a CDS encoding site-specific integrase, whose product MASIIRLQNKDGSVSYQAQVRLKRGGKLLLNESRSFLAAGVGIRAEAQAKRLAEEWAELLTEKMRGEGAIAQRKLKGLTLKDLISKYIEFFEKDKHLWASKRSVLNVLARSPMADVAILELTADKIIDYVRHRRSFGVKPQSIQQDIIYLGCVLKEAKLFAKLDVDIAQYSLANEYLKEKGMISGSVERERRLQDSELGLILAGAKATEHFRQIPIADLVRFAIETTMRRSEITRLQWSDLDEKNRTILIRDRKDPKKKIGNDQAVPLLGTSLSIIQAQPRTSDFIFPYKSESVGVAFRGIVSKAGIQDLHFHDLRHEGISRLFEQGYQIQEVALVSGHKSWKNLKRYTQLRAVDLLRDVKSVVVEGRGDRR is encoded by the coding sequence ATGGCCTCAATTATTCGCTTACAAAACAAAGATGGTTCTGTTTCTTATCAGGCGCAGGTGAGGCTTAAGCGGGGCGGCAAGCTACTGCTGAACGAGTCCAGAAGCTTTCTTGCCGCAGGGGTGGGCATTCGTGCCGAGGCACAGGCCAAACGCCTGGCGGAGGAGTGGGCGGAGCTGCTGACCGAGAAAATGCGTGGGGAAGGTGCTATTGCCCAGCGCAAATTAAAAGGCTTAACTCTTAAAGATTTAATTAGCAAATACATCGAGTTTTTTGAGAAAGACAAACACCTATGGGCGTCTAAGCGCAGCGTGCTTAATGTGCTGGCTCGCTCCCCTATGGCTGACGTGGCTATTTTGGAGTTAACCGCCGATAAGATTATTGATTATGTCCGCCATCGCCGATCATTTGGCGTAAAGCCGCAATCCATTCAGCAAGATATTATTTATTTGGGCTGTGTATTAAAAGAAGCCAAATTATTTGCCAAATTAGATGTGGATATTGCTCAGTATTCATTGGCCAATGAATACCTAAAAGAAAAGGGCATGATTAGCGGCTCTGTTGAGCGCGAGCGACGATTGCAGGATTCAGAATTAGGTTTGATTCTGGCTGGCGCAAAAGCCACCGAACATTTCAGGCAAATCCCCATTGCTGATCTGGTGCGCTTTGCGATTGAAACCACCATGCGCCGCAGTGAGATCACCCGCTTGCAATGGAGTGATTTAGACGAGAAAAATCGCACCATACTGATTCGGGATAGAAAAGACCCAAAGAAGAAAATCGGCAATGACCAAGCTGTGCCGCTGCTCGGTACTTCTTTAAGCATCATCCAGGCGCAGCCTCGTACCAGCGACTTTATCTTCCCCTATAAATCCGAATCTGTTGGTGTGGCTTTTCGCGGCATTGTCAGCAAGGCCGGTATTCAAGACCTGCACTTCCACGACCTTCGCCATGAGGGCATCAGCCGGCTGTTTGAGCAAGGCTATCAAATTCAGGAAGTAGCACTGGTGTCTGGTCATAAAAGCTGGAAAAACCTAAAACGCTATACCCAGCTAAGAGCCGTGGATCTTCTCCGGGATGTTAAATCGGTGGTGGTAGAAGGTCGGGGGGATAGGCGCTAA